A stretch of the Flavobacterium sp. 5 genome encodes the following:
- a CDS encoding glycosyltransferase family 4 protein — MHICFLTNEYPKEGFPHGGIGSFVKTLAVELVIKGIEVSVIGLNYTDNDELEIVEGVRIYRLKRSKIKGLSWYFNFKAFNKKIKEIHKLNPISIVEASELGLAFISKLKDIKYTIRLHGGHHFFTESENRKINKWKGFQEKRSFKNSDAFIAVSHYVKEHTEKYLSYNNKPLYYINYPINTELFKFSERPITDAKIVFAGTVCEKKGIRQLIQAFPLVKKEFPDATLEIYGRDWFFPDSSSYIQLLKEKELPQLGVLVKDIHFHGAVAYKDIPKVYAEASVCAFPSHMETQGLVAPEAMAMEKAVVFTKLGPGPETIVNYETGLLCDPYNPTDIAEKIIWVFSNKEKAKEIGKVAREFVLKKYGLQYIVAQNIEFFQYIVDKTSY; from the coding sequence ATGCACATCTGTTTTTTAACAAATGAATATCCAAAAGAAGGATTTCCACACGGAGGAATAGGTAGTTTTGTAAAAACTTTAGCTGTAGAATTGGTAATAAAAGGAATTGAAGTATCAGTGATTGGCCTTAATTATACTGATAATGACGAACTAGAGATTGTTGAGGGTGTTCGTATTTATAGATTGAAAAGAAGCAAAATAAAAGGGTTATCTTGGTATTTTAATTTTAAAGCATTTAACAAAAAAATCAAAGAAATTCATAAACTGAATCCTATAAGTATTGTCGAAGCTTCGGAACTGGGTCTTGCTTTTATTTCAAAATTAAAAGATATTAAATATACGATAAGACTCCATGGAGGGCATCATTTTTTTACTGAAAGTGAAAACAGAAAAATTAATAAATGGAAAGGATTTCAGGAAAAAAGGTCTTTTAAAAATAGTGACGCTTTTATAGCTGTTTCACATTATGTAAAAGAACATACTGAAAAATATTTGAGTTATAATAATAAGCCATTATATTATATCAATTATCCGATTAATACAGAGCTTTTTAAATTTAGTGAAAGACCTATAACTGATGCAAAAATTGTTTTTGCCGGTACAGTTTGTGAAAAAAAGGGAATTCGTCAATTAATACAAGCTTTTCCATTGGTAAAAAAGGAATTTCCTGATGCTACTTTGGAAATCTATGGTAGAGATTGGTTTTTTCCTGACAGTAGTTCTTATATACAACTGTTAAAAGAAAAAGAATTACCACAATTAGGAGTACTTGTAAAAGATATTCATTTTCATGGGGCTGTTGCCTATAAGGACATTCCAAAGGTATATGCCGAAGCTTCTGTATGTGCGTTTCCATCTCATATGGAAACCCAAGGTTTGGTAGCTCCAGAAGCTATGGCTATGGAAAAAGCTGTTGTTTTTACTAAGTTAGGGCCAGGCCCTGAAACAATAGTCAATTATGAAACTGGATTATTATGTGATCCTTATAATCCGACTGATATTGCTGAAAAAATTATTTGGGTTTTTTCTAACAAAGAGAAAGCAAAAGAAATTGGTAAAGTCGCCAGAGAATTTGTACTTAAAAAATATGGTTTGCAGTATATTGTTGCTCAAAACATTGAGTTCTTTCAGTATATAGTAGATAAAACTAGCTACTAA
- the neuC gene encoding UDP-N-acetylglucosamine 2-epimerase, with the protein MNKRKIAVVITARPSYSRVKTVLSAIETHPDLELQLIVAASALLDRYGSAVNYIEKDGFIIAAKVFNVLEGENLTAAAKTTGIGILELSTVFDNLKPDIVVTVADRFETMATAIAASYMNIPLAHIQGGEVTGNIDEKVRHAITKLADYHFVASENAKERVIKLGENPDFVFNTGCPSIDIASEVAKIQGLNFNPYQKYGGVGAEPDLSSNYLVVMQHPVTTEYQNSRKHIEETLEAVNELDIPTLWFWPNVDAGADGTSTGIRAFREHHKLKNVHFFKNMEGDDFLVLLNNAKALIGNSSVGIRECAYLGVPVINIGSRQNKRDRGNNVIDVNYDKNEIIAAIHTILKNGKSKISSVYGGGNAGSIIADLLIKVPLQFHKTIMY; encoded by the coding sequence ATGAATAAACGGAAAATAGCTGTTGTAATTACAGCACGTCCATCTTATAGCCGGGTTAAAACAGTTTTGTCAGCGATTGAGACACATCCTGATTTAGAATTACAGTTGATTGTTGCTGCATCGGCTCTCTTGGATCGATACGGCTCTGCAGTCAATTATATAGAAAAAGACGGCTTTATTATTGCTGCGAAGGTATTTAATGTACTGGAAGGGGAAAATTTAACTGCTGCAGCTAAAACCACTGGAATTGGAATTTTGGAGCTTTCTACTGTTTTTGATAATTTAAAACCCGATATTGTAGTTACAGTTGCCGATCGTTTTGAAACTATGGCAACGGCAATTGCAGCTTCTTATATGAATATTCCGCTAGCACATATTCAAGGTGGTGAAGTTACTGGCAACATTGACGAAAAAGTGCGTCATGCTATTACCAAATTAGCAGATTATCATTTTGTAGCTTCCGAAAATGCTAAAGAAAGAGTGATTAAATTAGGAGAAAATCCTGATTTTGTTTTCAATACGGGTTGCCCTTCAATAGATATTGCATCGGAAGTGGCTAAAATACAAGGTCTAAATTTTAATCCATATCAAAAATATGGAGGAGTTGGAGCAGAACCTGATTTGTCCAGTAATTATTTAGTAGTGATGCAGCATCCAGTAACAACAGAATATCAAAATTCTAGAAAACATATAGAAGAAACATTAGAAGCGGTAAATGAATTGGATATTCCAACTTTGTGGTTTTGGCCAAACGTTGATGCTGGTGCTGATGGAACTTCTACAGGAATTCGAGCGTTTCGTGAACATCATAAGTTGAAAAATGTTCACTTTTTTAAAAATATGGAAGGCGATGATTTTCTAGTTTTACTTAATAACGCTAAAGCATTAATAGGGAATTCCAGTGTTGGAATTAGAGAATGTGCTTACCTTGGTGTTCCTGTTATTAATATTGGTTCGAGACAAAATAAACGAGACAGAGGAAATAATGTAATTGACGTGAACTACGATAAAAACGAAATAATTGCTGCAATTCATACTATTTTAAAAAATGGAAAATCCAAAATTTCATCTGTATATGGTGGAGGAAATGCTGGTTCTATTATTGCTGATTTGTTAATAAAAGTGCCTTTGCAGTTTCATAAAACAATTATGTATTAA
- a CDS encoding glycosyltransferase encodes MNSIKKVYIFGLFNAFYDSFYIKGIQDLYGKNKIVYDISKFPKFRQNTFAAIFQHEDGKEIKVVIDSRDTTEIWKEELVWCDVYGKINYSLNEIPIDFEFKIIAIGPSFEIKFWNFYESFFLGIKHTLNFKNALSNRTDYFANYWRQYKRLRLEEYYSKVVSLDNYVFFVSSIWKKESQTNRNRSNYIKACKSNSKIIFEGGFAPRKDGDNLGFGALVISKRFDLKAYFYKTKKTKIVFNTPAVLSCHGWKLGEFLAMSKAIISTNHKNILPSPLDNNIHIVYVDENSFEDYSDKINKLIDDSEKRIELEANAFKYFKDHLEPSVVIKKLLNFKI; translated from the coding sequence ATGAATAGTATTAAAAAGGTTTATATTTTTGGTTTATTTAATGCGTTTTATGATTCTTTTTATATAAAGGGAATCCAAGATTTATATGGAAAGAATAAAATAGTTTATGATATTTCTAAGTTTCCTAAATTTAGGCAGAATACTTTTGCTGCAATTTTTCAACACGAGGATGGAAAAGAGATTAAAGTTGTTATTGATTCGAGAGATACTACTGAAATATGGAAAGAAGAATTAGTTTGGTGTGATGTTTATGGTAAAATAAATTATAGTTTAAATGAGATTCCAATAGATTTTGAATTTAAAATAATTGCAATAGGACCTAGTTTTGAAATTAAATTTTGGAATTTCTATGAATCCTTTTTTTTAGGAATAAAACATACTTTAAATTTTAAAAATGCACTTTCAAACCGAACTGATTATTTTGCTAATTATTGGAGACAATATAAAAGATTAAGACTTGAAGAATATTATTCTAAAGTAGTAAGTTTAGATAACTATGTCTTTTTTGTAAGTTCAATATGGAAAAAAGAATCGCAGACAAATAGAAATAGGTCTAACTATATTAAAGCCTGTAAATCAAATTCAAAAATTATTTTTGAAGGTGGATTTGCTCCTAGAAAAGACGGTGATAATTTAGGGTTTGGTGCATTAGTAATATCAAAGAGATTTGATTTAAAGGCATATTTTTATAAAACAAAAAAAACTAAAATTGTCTTTAATACACCAGCAGTTTTATCTTGCCATGGATGGAAATTAGGAGAGTTTTTAGCAATGAGTAAAGCAATTATCTCAACGAATCATAAAAATATTTTACCAAGTCCGTTAGATAATAATATCCACATTGTTTATGTCGACGAAAATTCTTTTGAAGATTATTCAGATAAAATAAATAAACTGATTGATGATTCTGAAAAAAGGATAGAATTAGAAGCTAACGCGTTTAAATATTTTAAGGATCATTTGGAACCTTCAGTAGTCATAAAAAAACTTTTAAATTTTAAGATTTGA
- a CDS encoding cytidylyltransferase domain-containing protein produces the protein MRVLAIIPARGGSKGVPGKNIKLLGSKPLIAHAIECAKKCNKVTRTIVSTDSDEIINIALNFDAEVIKRPASLAEDTSNVITAVVDVYQKIEQEFDLIVLLQPTSPLRTSIDLDNIIAMFEKDKFIDGVISVVPLEDCHPARMYNLEKDNKLTSFLNEGETKLRQDLKPVYYRNGCFYVVRTKAFFKEKSFMVENKKAYVMDSNWLANIDSPRDFKIAEVLYEDWKNENSCS, from the coding sequence ATGAGAGTTTTAGCAATTATTCCGGCAAGAGGAGGAAGTAAAGGTGTTCCTGGAAAAAACATCAAATTATTAGGGAGCAAGCCTTTGATTGCTCATGCAATTGAATGTGCAAAAAAATGCAATAAAGTCACGAGAACAATTGTTTCCACTGATTCAGATGAAATTATAAATATTGCACTGAATTTTGATGCAGAAGTCATCAAGAGACCCGCTAGCTTGGCAGAGGATACTAGTAATGTGATAACGGCTGTTGTAGATGTTTATCAAAAAATTGAACAAGAGTTTGATTTAATTGTTCTATTGCAACCAACATCTCCTCTTAGAACTTCTATTGATTTAGATAACATAATAGCAATGTTTGAAAAAGATAAATTTATTGATGGGGTCATAAGTGTAGTTCCTTTAGAAGATTGTCACCCAGCAAGAATGTATAATTTGGAAAAAGATAACAAGCTAACTTCTTTTTTAAATGAGGGAGAAACCAAACTTAGACAAGATTTAAAACCTGTGTATTACAGAAACGGATGTTTTTATGTAGTACGGACGAAAGCCTTTTTTAAAGAAAAATCTTTTATGGTTGAAAATAAAAAAGCATATGTGATGGACAGTAATTGGTTAGCAAATATAGATAGTCCAAGAGATTTTAAAATAGCTGAAGTGTTGTATGAAGATTGGAAAAATGAAAATAGTTGTAGTTGA
- a CDS encoding MBOAT family protein, whose translation MFFNSLAFAIFLPIVFLLYWFVFNKTKSTQNALLIVASYYFYSCWDWRFLFLLVFSTFLDYYTGIQIEKGKSEKSQKLWFWLSIIVNLGFLGIFKYYNFFAASFSELLNSVGLKASPILLNVILPVGISFYTFHGLSYVIDIYYKRIKAEYNFVDYSLFVSYFPLLVAGPIERATHLLPQVKVKREFNFQIAKEGVCQIIWGLVKKVVIADTCATYANAIFDNYTSMNSFSLILGAVYFAFQIYGDFSGYSDMALGMSKLFGLDLLRNFNYPYFSRDIAEFWRRWHISLSSWFRDYLYIPLGGSKGGIWMKIRNTFIIFVVSGFWHGANWTYVVWGFINAIYFLPLLLSNSNRNNMNTIKLKFDFDSAKILISILYTFTLTCIAWVFFRAKTITDAVLYLKKIVFNGEFTSQYLANERYNYELLIMVGLFVVVEWNNRDKIEPLSGKRSLLKVALAIMTIIAFGTFSDYKEFIYFQF comes from the coding sequence ATGTTTTTTAACTCATTGGCTTTCGCCATTTTTTTACCAATTGTATTTCTTCTTTATTGGTTTGTTTTTAATAAAACTAAAAGCACTCAAAATGCTTTGTTAATCGTTGCCAGTTATTACTTTTATTCTTGTTGGGATTGGAGATTCTTATTTCTATTGGTGTTTTCTACTTTTTTAGATTATTACACTGGTATCCAAATCGAGAAAGGTAAATCGGAAAAAAGTCAAAAATTATGGTTCTGGCTGAGTATTATAGTCAATCTTGGATTTCTTGGAATTTTTAAATATTACAATTTTTTTGCAGCTTCATTCTCAGAATTATTAAATTCTGTTGGGTTAAAAGCAAGTCCAATTTTGTTGAATGTGATTCTTCCGGTCGGAATTTCATTCTATACTTTCCACGGCTTATCATACGTAATTGATATTTATTATAAAAGAATCAAAGCCGAATACAACTTTGTAGATTATTCTTTGTTTGTTAGCTATTTTCCACTTCTAGTTGCTGGTCCAATAGAAAGAGCGACTCATTTATTACCTCAAGTAAAAGTAAAACGAGAGTTTAATTTTCAAATTGCTAAAGAAGGGGTTTGTCAAATCATTTGGGGATTAGTCAAAAAGGTTGTTATTGCAGATACCTGTGCGACTTATGCCAATGCTATTTTTGATAATTATACTTCGATGAATTCGTTTTCATTAATTCTAGGTGCAGTTTATTTTGCATTTCAAATTTATGGTGATTTTTCAGGTTATTCGGACATGGCATTGGGGATGTCCAAATTGTTTGGATTGGATTTATTGAGAAATTTCAATTATCCCTATTTTTCAAGGGATATTGCCGAATTTTGGCGACGCTGGCATATTTCACTTTCTTCTTGGTTTCGAGATTACTTATATATTCCCTTAGGAGGAAGCAAAGGAGGGATTTGGATGAAAATCAGAAATACATTCATCATTTTTGTTGTAAGTGGTTTTTGGCACGGTGCAAATTGGACATACGTTGTTTGGGGATTTATAAACGCTATATATTTCTTACCTTTATTATTATCGAATAGTAACCGAAATAATATGAATACCATTAAGTTAAAATTTGATTTTGATTCAGCCAAAATTTTAATAAGCATTTTATATACATTCACATTAACTTGCATTGCATGGGTATTTTTTAGAGCCAAAACCATAACGGATGCAGTTTTATATCTTAAAAAAATAGTGTTTAATGGTGAATTTACTTCGCAATATCTGGCTAACGAAAGATACAATTACGAGCTATTGATTATGGTAGGATTATTTGTTGTGGTTGAATGGAATAACCGCGATAAAATTGAACCTCTTTCTGGTAAAAGAAGTTTGTTAAAGGTAGCTTTGGCAATTATGACAATCATTGCTTTTGGAACTTTTTCTGATTATAAAGAATTTATATATTTTCAGTTTTAA
- a CDS encoding D-isomer specific 2-hydroxyacid dehydrogenase family protein — protein MKIGKMKIVVVESQNFSEEALRSLSEIGDIKLSDVHDKAQLINNIKDAEVLFVRLRFYIDKEIIDACSGLKFILTATTGLDHIDVDYFERNGGRVVSLKGEYEFLKSIPSTAEHTWGLLLSSMRNIPNAFDDVKDGYWRRDLFKGNNLKGKKIGLLGLGRVGIQVAKYGEAFDMEIGFYDIENKINSYKKFDIPSELFAWADIVSIHIPLNQENIHFVDKRLLDQLNPNSILINTARGAVIDEIYLCNLIEIRRIKGYATDVLEEELNIDIGKNKLVELSKKGFSIIITPHIAGATFESMDMTELFIVEKFYKELNKSKNK, from the coding sequence ATGAAGATTGGAAAAATGAAAATAGTTGTAGTTGAATCTCAAAATTTTAGTGAAGAAGCTTTACGATCTCTTTCTGAGATTGGAGATATAAAATTATCAGATGTTCATGATAAAGCCCAGCTAATAAATAACATCAAAGATGCTGAGGTTTTATTTGTTAGATTGAGATTTTATATTGATAAAGAAATTATTGATGCTTGTTCAGGATTAAAATTTATTCTAACAGCGACTACAGGGTTAGATCATATAGATGTAGACTATTTTGAGCGTAATGGAGGAAGAGTAGTTTCACTAAAAGGGGAATATGAATTTTTAAAATCAATACCTTCAACAGCTGAACATACATGGGGATTGCTTCTCTCTTCAATGCGAAATATTCCTAATGCGTTCGATGATGTTAAAGATGGGTACTGGAGGAGAGATTTGTTTAAAGGAAATAACCTCAAAGGAAAAAAAATTGGACTTTTAGGATTGGGGCGCGTTGGTATACAAGTTGCTAAATATGGTGAGGCATTTGATATGGAAATAGGATTTTATGATATTGAAAACAAGATTAATTCCTATAAGAAATTTGATATTCCTTCGGAATTGTTTGCTTGGGCTGATATAGTTTCGATTCATATACCATTAAATCAAGAGAATATTCATTTTGTTGACAAGCGGTTGTTGGATCAATTAAATCCAAATTCAATATTAATTAATACAGCAAGAGGAGCTGTGATAGACGAGATATATTTATGCAATTTAATTGAGATAAGAAGGATAAAAGGATATGCGACTGATGTATTAGAAGAAGAGTTAAATATTGATATTGGTAAAAATAAATTAGTTGAGCTATCAAAAAAAGGTTTTAGTATTATCATAACACCTCATATCGCAGGAGCAACTTTTGAATCTATGGATATGACTGAATTATTCATTGTTGAAAAGTTTTACAAAGAGTTAAATAAAAGTAAAAATAAGTAA